The Mycolicibacterium fluoranthenivorans genomic interval CATCGCCTCCTTGGAGTCGTAATAGTTGTAGAACGACGCCGTGGAGCGGCCCGCTTCGGCGGCGATATCGGCGACCGTGGTGGCCAAGATTCCTTTGCGCGCCACCACATTCCGTGCGGCCGCGTCCATCGCCGCCTCGGTCTGGCGGCCCCGGACCGTCGGAAGCTGCACGCGCGCGGTCACGATGTTCCCCCTCGTCCGGGTCGTGCATTGATCGAATCTGAATCTGATGTTAGGTTCAGATTCGGATCTGCGCCAGAGGGGACGTCATCATGATCAGGCCGGACAATCCCAACACCGAGTTCGCGCTCGGCGGCATCAACCACGTCGCGCTGGTGTGCTCGGATATGCAGCGCACCGTCGACTTCTACTCCGGTGTGCTCGGCATGCCGTTGATCAAGGCGATCGATCTGCCGGGCGGTATGGGGCAGCACTTCTTCTTCGATGCCGGCAACGGCGACTGCGTGGCGTTCTTCTGGTTCACCGATGCGCCGGACGGTGTTCCGGGCATCTCGGCGCCGATCGCACTGCCGGGTCTCGGCGAGATCACCAGCGCCGTGTCCACCATGAACCACCTGGCCTTCCATGTGCCGCCGGAGAAGTTCGACGGGTACCGCGAGAAGCTGAAGGCGAAGGGTATCCGCGTGGGTCCCGTGCTCAATCACGACGAGAGTGAATGGCAGGCCTCGCCGAAGGTGCATCCCGGCGTCTACGTGCGGTCCTTCTATTTTCAGGATCCCGACGGCATCACACTCGAATTCGCCTGCTGGATAAAGGAGTTCAATCCGGACGAGGCAAAGGTGGCGCCCCGGACGGCGGCCGACCGCCGTCCGCGCGCCGCGGTCTGACAAAGCGAAGCCCCTCCCGCCCTCGTGTGCCGCGAGGGGGAAGGGGCTTCGGGCTTTTCGGTTACCGGTCCTGAAGGGCGGCGATCTTGGCGGGGCCGTGGTGCCCGTGCCAGCCGGGCTGCATCGTCGGGGCCGGGTGGGCGTGGGTGTCGGGGC includes:
- a CDS encoding VOC family protein translates to MIRPDNPNTEFALGGINHVALVCSDMQRTVDFYSGVLGMPLIKAIDLPGGMGQHFFFDAGNGDCVAFFWFTDAPDGVPGISAPIALPGLGEITSAVSTMNHLAFHVPPEKFDGYREKLKAKGIRVGPVLNHDESEWQASPKVHPGVYVRSFYFQDPDGITLEFACWIKEFNPDEAKVAPRTAADRRPRAAV